The Chionomys nivalis chromosome 1, mChiNiv1.1, whole genome shotgun sequence sequence ctgagtgaggttagccagacccaaaaagaggaacatgggatgtactcactcatatttggtttctagccatgaataggggacgttgagcctattatgcgtgatcctagagaagctaattaagaaggtgaacccaaagaaaaacatttaggcgatgaaaggagacagagacgaagacccacattggagcaccggactgaaatctcaaggtccaaatcaagagcaggagacagagcacgagcaaggaactcaggaccgcgaggggtgcacccacacactgacacaatggggatgttctatcaggaactcaccaaggccagctggcctgggtctgaaaaagaatgggataaaaccggacttgctgaacataacggacaatgaggactactgagaactcaagaacaatggcaatgggtttttgatcctactgcacgtactggctttgtgggagcctaggcagtttggatgctcaccttactagacctggatggaggtgggtggtccttggacttcccacagggcagggaacccggattactcttagggatggatgatgagggagggggacttgatgggggagggggagggaaatgggaggtggtggcggggagaaggcagaaatctttaataaataaataaataaataaataataataaaaaataataaaatactttttcaaatgaaaaaaagaaaaagaaaaaaaaaataaaacaaaagtttagggccagtgaaatggctcagtgggtaaggtgtTTGCCGTGAAAGCCTAACAACCTCCTCAAAAATCCACAAAGGCTGAaaacagtggtgcacgcctttaatctcagcactcagaaggcagaggcaggaaggtgagtttgaggccagcttggtctacagagcaagtgccaggacagccaagactaaaTGATAAGATCCGGtttcaaaacaaactaaaaaaaacatGTAATGGTGGAAGGACCAAATCCAAGAAGTTGTCTGACCTGCATATATATACCACGgtactcacaccacacacacaaaataattaaaatatatattatttaatcaaATTGGAAGAGATAAAAAAATAAGTAGTAACTGGTGTGAAGAAACACAAGTAGGCATGCTGGGGGGATATACAAAGGTACAAGCTTTTGGGAGAGTGTGGCTTTCTCTGTTAAACTGATTTAAAGTCAGAGCATTTAAAGATCACAGCCATTATTCAGAAAGACAGTTCTACTCCAATAACTTACCAATCTTCGAAGGGAAAAGGGTCTCATCATCAAGCTGATCCTGAACCCAAGTCATCAAATAGTCAATGTATTTTGGTGCAGAACATTTGATCGGCTTTTTAATATTAGTGCCATCTGCCCAATGGTATTCATACCTACAGAGAACAACGTGTTACTGACAGTTGTTAAATCTTAACATGTACAACCTGTAATCAAAGCAGGTTAACATTCTGTCCACAGAAATTCTATGAGACTTTAAGAAGTTATAGGAAAATATCAGCCTATTTTTAACCCAGTATCTTTAAGACAAGTACTTACTTCTGGATGTGCAGCTACTTTCATTAATTCTAAAGAGGTACCAGGAAAAATGAGCAAATATTAAAAGACCACCTAGAAATTCTTATAAGaaactaaatttaaatttaaattaaatttaaaaacaaacaaacaaacagactttCCTGATGAACCTAAGTCacgtttcttttaaaattacatttatctgtgtgggcatgcacacacagtacatgCGAGAACACCTTTCAGGCAatcttggcagcaagcgcctttattCTCTCAGCCGTCTCACTGGCCACTGACTCAAATTTCTATGCATTTACTCCTACAACAGAACAAtacaattataatataaatattaaacacTGAGTATTCATATACCAAAGTAGTTACAGTAATAGCCATTGCTGAGTAGTCAAGAATTCACAAACTGAATTATCTGTATACGAAGAAATAGGTAAGAGcaaccattattattttttttaaatatttatttattatggatacaatactctgtttgcatatatgcctgaaggttagaagaggacaccagaccgcattacagatggttgtaagccaccatgtggttgctgggaattgaactcaggtcctttggaagagcaggcaatgctcttaaccactgagccatctctccagccccccattattatttaatgtttatcaattataaaagaaagtaattcAAAAGCCTCTGTACCAGGCTAGATACATACCTGGGACCTGCGGACATGACTGGGCAGCTTGCCTCAGTGCAGAATTCTGTAATGGTTCCATACAACATGTTAATCTGATTGAAGAAATCCACAGCTGCAAAGACAATGCCATAACTGTGTTAAGTGTCTATGTAAACCATAACAAACCAAACACACCTCTCAACTGAAGGAATATggacaatattttctttttggaaatggGGTCTATAttgcccaggctagtctggaactcctGAACTcatgtaatcctcctgcctcagtttcccaagcaaTTGGGATTACTGGAGCATACTAGCATGTCCAACTAACTAAGCAAAATACTGGAGCTGATTTTAACTTAGTGGTAACTAAATAGTCACTGGAATATATTATTTGATTAGATCCAAGGAGCTTCAAGATTCATAGCTTATCAAACTACACACTATCATCtgttaggaaagagaaaaaggtacATTCCAAACATCGACTTCAGCATCAGCATTTGGCCACTCAAAAATGATGTGGAATCAAGGACCTAGTCTGGGTCTGTACTAacagaagaatttaaaagaaGATGGGACCCACATGCCAACAGTGCTGGAAGTTCAGAGAAAAGGTAACATCTGGAAGGACTgaggcagacacagaggacatTCCAAAGGAACTTTCACTAGATCTAGAGAACGAGGAGGAAGAAATGAGTGGTAAACTTGATTAGGTGTAAAGAGAATTATTAAGACTCGGAAAGTTTTTCAAAATGCCATGATTCTGTCGAAAGGAATACTTGAAAAAAACAATGATTAGGGCTTTCAAACTTTCTACaaaaatggattaagaaaaaaaattctgcttcataaaaaattgataaaaactCCCTAATTAATAAATGTCCTCTTcgttacattttatttgtatttctatcATCATCGTCTtcttcaagacaaagtttctctgtgtagccctggtgtcctgaacctcagaggtccgaagatctgcctgcgtctgcctcccacggactgggattaaaggagtatgccaccatgtctggcatcttaattatattttaaagacagaaacatTAGGTCTAACCTCAATATTCTGACTGAAGAAGAATAAGCCAGATGGTGACATTTCATGGGTATGAAAAGCCCAGAAAGGTTCCAATTGCTCCTTTCATTCTCGTCCTCAGGAGGGTGCAGTGGGGTCTGCAGGGTCTCCACCATATCATAAAAGAGTGGATGAAGAAGCAGACATGAGGACCTAGCTGACTATTAAGTCAAACAATAGGGAAAACTCCCAAAGACATAAACAATGTCATATTTCTCAATGAAacttagttttttaaaagtaattaaagagcctggtggtggtggtgcacacctttaatcccagcactagggaggcagaggcaaacagatctctgtgagttcgaggccagactgatctacaagagctagttccaggacaggctctaaaactacagtgaaaccgtctcgaaaaaccaaaaaaaaaaaaaaaaaaaaaaagaagaagaaaaaaagaaaaattaaaaaaaaaaatttttttaaataaaagtatttatttaataaacataAACATGGGGTAGggttatttttatatgaattcaAAAGtaagtattttcatttttctcagtttaAATTTCCCAAACAATAACATTAGATAcactatacataattaaaagttgTTTGACATGCTCAGTAATGGGATTTTAAGACCTGTTTTTACCAGTGGGGAGAGCGTTGAGGTGCTGGTGGACGCCAGAAATGTTGGCCCCTCTAGGAGTTGAAGTTACAGAGAcgtctgatgtggatgctgggaactaaactctggtcctctataagagcagtatTAACTCTCAGTAttaacactgagccacctctccaggcctccaGTAATTTGTAAGAGAATGAAGGGACTCTGGGAAcaaaagtgggttttttttaatagtattttacattttatttatttattgtgtgcacatACTCGAACATGCGTGTATGTCCATATATATGAAGCTCAGAGGATAATCTCCAGAAATCAAGTCTCATCTTCCAATGTGGATTTCAGAGACAGAAcacaggcttggcaacaagcatcttcaccaactgaaccatctcaatGGCCAGAGACAAAAGGCTTAAGATGATTTTGAGCAGTTAAGCTTCAAAGAAAAATCTAAGACTGCAAGAGGCCAACACATGCCTTCAGGCCGggcgggcgcacgcctttaatcccagcacttgggaggcagaggcaggcggatctctgtgagttcgagaccagcctggtctacagacctagttccaggacagggtccaaaaccacagagaaacgctgtctcgaaaaaaccaaaaaaaaaaaaaaaaagaagaagaatgtaaTTTGaggtttaatttaaaatattttaaattatgtgcatttGTATCTGTTTacgggtatatgcatgtgtgtccaagtgcctgcagaggccagagagactGACAGATCCgcgggagctggagttacaggcaggcaTGACCTGccctatgtgggtcctgggaaacaaactgggtcctctgcaagaacagcatgcactcttaaccactgacacatttttccagccccaacttgataatttgaataaaattaaaagcagGGGTTTCCCTAAATAAGTAGTACTTTACATTGTTCAAATAACATATAAGCCTCCCACTTTGCATGTATATTTTTAGTTGACCTTACTCATTTCTTCACAGTATTCTCCCCAGGAAGCAGCCTAAAAGCACTCAGCGTTTCCACTCAACCACACAAGCAAGGACTTTAACAAGTAAAGTCTAGATgtatttctatttatgtttttatacagAGTTGTTATATTACAACAGTTATACCTATTGTATATAAGATAATTCATTAAACATGATTTTAGCAAACTCTACAAATCAACAAGTTTAACGTCCTTACAAACTTACTGTTAACAGCAATCCATTCATTGAGGTCCTCGCCCTCCGGCAACATGACAGCTTGCCTCAGATTGCCACTTCCCAGAGTGGCTTCTGCATGTTTTAAGAGTTCATACTGATGGGAGCCTTCAGGAATATTCTTCTTTGGTTTGAATGTTTTCGAAGAGCGGCTGCTGCTGTTgggttaaaagtaaaaatgtatgAATTTTTAGGAATGAAGCAGACTGGCATTTCTGCATATAAATGGGTAGCTCTAttgggggctagaaagatggctaagcagttaagagcatgtattgcttttgcacatagacacacaaataaataaatattggaatAAATAAGTTGATCAATAAAAATTGCTCCCTGGAAAAGGCCAAGCTGGAAGAGGACAATGATggtgaaaaaataaagcaatgccAAATGCCCAAAATTCAGGCGGCCCTGGGTTCCAGCATTGgcatcatgaacacacacacacttttcccaCTTAAAACAGCAAGAACACAGTCTGGATTAATGACtctagttaagagcacttgctgcacaatcaTAGACAAGAGTTTGGATCCTATCACCCACACAACAAATCAGGCACCCTTGTACATCTGTAATTCCACTCTAAGAAGTGCTAAGTGTCTCAGGCTAATTCTTGGGAAGAATAccatgaagaaatgaataaagtcAACTAAAAACATTGATACATGCAAAGTGGGAGGTTTATATGGCATCTGAACAATGTGAAGTACTACTAATTTAGTGAAGAGGAGACAAGAGTGGcggtttgagtaagaatgaccACCATAGgttcatatttaaatgtttagggagtggcactattgaaaaggattaggaggtgtggccttgttggaggaagtgtatcactaggGGTAGGCTTTAGGGTTTCAAAAGCCTAAACCAGccccagtctctctcttcccGTGGCTCAGATGTAGAACTCGCAGCTACTATATTCCacaagaggatctgatgccctcctctggcatccaCCAGTACTAGATGCACTTgataaagacatacatgcaggcaaaacatacacaaaaaggaaaaataaatcttaaactggGCAGAATGGTATACAACACtagagggagaggcagacagatctctttgagtccagcctggtctacagagtgagttccaggacagccagagctacattgtgagaccctgtctcaaagaactaaatctttaaaaaaaaaaaaaaaaatacagttatgcTTCAGATGAAGGAATGAAGACAGTTAAATAATCCAGaggatagaaaaaaatcatttttaagtcATAGATGGGATAAGACACTCATATCCAAAATACATGAAGAATTCTTACACAACTTAAACCAAAAAGGCGGATGGATACAACTACTgtaccatatatacacatacggAAATGTCACAAAGAAACCCATTAGTCTGTACAGTTGACAGgtgttaacaaaataaaaacaatctgaTTTTAAAATAGGGGAAGGATACCAAAAAACTTCATTCATCCATAAATagcctgaaaacacacacagtgaTATTCAACATTATTGGTCACTGGCAGAATGTAAATCAAGAGATCCCACTTCACTCGAGTATAACAAAACGACAACTGCCAGACAGATATGAATTAGAGAATTTTGAAAACTCATACAGTGAGGTAGGGCCATAAAATGTAGTACAGGAACTTAAAGCTTGGCAGTGCCTCAAAAAGGCTAACGTGGAACAGTtcactcctttcttttcctttattttatggaCTCGGTGtactgcctgcatgtatgtctgtgtgagggtgtcggatcccctggaactagagcttaaagacagttgtgagctgccatgtgggtgctgggaattgaacctgggtcctctggaagtgcagtcagcgctcttaactgctgagtcatctctccagcctaacaATCCACTCTTAATACCCAGGAgagagcatcacacacacacacacccataaacCTGTAACCAAATGTTCACAGCAGCGTTGTTCAAAATAGCCAAAGaatgcaaaaagaaacaaaaaaccccaaaaacctaAAGCAACAATCAGCTTAAGTTATAAACGAAGACTTATGTTTACCTCATCTAGTTGAAGAACTCAGACTGCCCCTGATCAAGAGGCCAGCTCTACACCCAAGTACATACaggcaacactaaatggattcaACAGgtataagtgtatgtgtgtgcacatagatatgtgtatatacaaacacacacatataaaacaatgtagaagagaacatgaatttgaaagggagagggcactggaggagctggagaagaggggaggataTGATGAAAAAAGCTTATCTGTGACGTATTCAAAAAgtaaaaacctttaaaaagagaaaaaaaaaccgaTTCACATTTGGGGCTGAGATTAAAGcgtccacctttaatcccacccagcacccaggagacagaggcaggtggagctgagaattcgaggccagcctggacaacgtGATGAGTttcaagccaacctgggctacatagtgagcccctCTCTCAAAGAAGACCCACATTTAAAGCAGGCCTGTCCTGGGGGGTCTAggctgtaatcctagctacttggaaggctgaggcaggagaaggcCAGGTCCAAGGCCTGCGTTGgatggagaggggaaaaaaaaacaaccaaacacggCGCCAGAGCCCAGCTTCTCAAATATAAACCCGTGTAAAACCACGAGGATCTACACGCACTTTCTTAGTCTCCTCTAGCCACAGAGGCACCGCGCATTTCCCGACGCAGCGGGCCGGGTGCAGTTTCACGTCCGACACCGCCCTCCGCTCGGCACCCTCCGCTGGGCCTTCAGCAGGGCCCCGCAGCCGACCCACACCCGCCCCGCCCCGGCCCGGCCCACTCACAAGAGGAAGCTCATCCTCGCTAGCCCGAGGGGCCGCGGCCCCCGCCCCAGTCAGACTCGGCGCCGCCGCGGGCACCGGAAAGCGGAGGGCGGTCCGCGGCTAAGTAAGGCCGCCGAAGCTTCACGGCTCGGCCTTGGAACTGGGGTGCAGCCGCCGCGAACCAGGACGGACGGCAGAGGCACCGGAGCAGCCGCCCACACTTCGGAGAGCCGAAATGCGGAACCAACGAGACCTCGCGAGACTCGGCTTCCTCCGCCCCGCTGAGCCTCGCCCCGCCTCTCGCTGAGCTCAGCCAATCAGGATTCCGTGGGCCCTGGAAGGCAATGTGGCCAGCTCCGCACTACTGTCAATTCTTCCGAGGCCCAGGGACCTCTGCCAGCGCCACTTAGTGACTGTTTTCCTATCTAggacttctttcctttttctgaagGAATACTATTCCAGCCACATCATCTGTTGATGAACATTTGGGTGGTTTCTACACGCACACTATAATACTGGCATGAATGTTCACGTGCATGTTTTGTGTGGGTGAAGAATATGTGGGCATCAGGTGACACCGTGGTTAAACGAAGaaaagaaggacaaagaaaattGTGGAGATAAATGGTGATACAGGATGCGCAGTGGCAAAGATCCAGTACCTTTCTGCTTAATTGCTGGTGGTTTAAAACCGTTCAAACGTCACAATGACAGTTTTATTTtgtcaactatttttttttttttttgtctctttgttaAAACAGGATCTAATCTATCCCAATCTGGTTTAAAGCTCTGTAAGTAGCCAAGGacgaccttgaattcctgatcctcctgcctctgcctccaaagtgcagAAATTACAGGCTTAAATTGCCATGCTGGACTCCTTTCATTAACTCTTCAAAACCTTCTTTACAAATTtgtatttattagtgtgtgtgtgtgtgtgtgtgtgtgtgtgtgtgtgtgtgtaaggactgCACGTAGGAGTTGGCCATGCTGAGGGGGAGGGGTTGCTGTCCAACCCAGGTTAtcaggcttgctcagcaagcTTTCTCACTTTACTATTGTTTTATTAACTTCTATAACTTCTGTAGTTTAATTTGTATGATTTAGAATGATACAGATTTgtggttctttctttttctggtttttgagacagggtttcactacatagtccagctgtcctggaagtcactatggaGATCAGgcctgtttctctgtgttttatttattttgtaagtgtgtgtgtgtgtgtgtgtgtgtgtgtgtgatttttttaagacaagagtttctctttgtagccctgactatcctgggactcaatttgtagaccaggctggcctcatagtCAGAgttccaactgtctctgcctcctgagtgctgagattaaaggcatgtgccaccaccacctagctgtaattatagtcttttttaaaataagatttctttatttattatgtatacagcattctgcctgcatgtatgtctgccacagaagagggcaccagaactcattatagatggttgtgagccaccatgtggttgctgggaattgaactcaggatctctggaagagcagtcagtgctcttaacctctgagccatctctca is a genomic window containing:
- the Mob1a gene encoding MOB kinase activator 1A isoform X2; the protein is MSFLFSRSSKTFKPKKNIPEGSHQYELLKHAEATLGSGNLRQAVMLPEGEDLNEWIAVNTVDFFNQINMLYGTITEFCTEASCPVMSAGPRYEYHWADGTNIKKPIKCSAPKYIDYLMTWVQDQLDDETLFPSKIGVPFPKNFMSVAKTILKRLFRVYAHIYHQHFDSVMQLQEEAHLNTSFKHFIFFVQEFNLIDRRELAPLQELIEKLGSKDR
- the Mob1a gene encoding MOB kinase activator 1A isoform X1 — protein: MSFLFSSRSSKTFKPKKNIPEGSHQYELLKHAEATLGSGNLRQAVMLPEGEDLNEWIAVNTVDFFNQINMLYGTITEFCTEASCPVMSAGPRYEYHWADGTNIKKPIKCSAPKYIDYLMTWVQDQLDDETLFPSKIGVPFPKNFMSVAKTILKRLFRVYAHIYHQHFDSVMQLQEEAHLNTSFKHFIFFVQEFNLIDRRELAPLQELIEKLGSKDR